In the Solanum pennellii chromosome 5, SPENNV200 genome, one interval contains:
- the LOC107020971 gene encoding F-box protein At1g67340 has translation MRTRRGFCYPNPKVNMCRENKIVKRRRDDFSGVGDHRKRSRLSPGVTGHHPDLFDSLPDDLVVSILCKLTSSAASPADFVNVLITCKRLNGLGHHSLVLSKASQKMLTVKAQNWSDSAQRFLKQCADAGNVEACYTLGMIRFYCLQNRGSGASLMAKAAISSHAPSLYSLAVIQFNGSGGSKNDKDLRAGVALCARAAFLGHIDALRELGHCLQDGYGVKQNIAEGRRFLVQANARELAAVLSMTPSALTAGGWLTWNPLPHHRHGAGSGCPLLSDFGCNVPAPEAHPANQFLTEWFASKGGVPGSGLRLCSHAGCGRPESRRHEFRRCSVCGTVNYCSRACQALDWKMRHKAECTPVERWIDEDGENDGNGNGEMGEEGQNMGES, from the exons ATGAGAACGAGAAGAGGGTTTTGTTATCCAAATCCAAAAGTAAACATGTGTAGAGAAAACAAAATTGTTAAGAGGAGAAGAGATGATTTTTCCGGTGTCGGAGACCATCGGAAAAGATCCAGACTTTCGCCGGGGGTTACTGGTCATCATCCTGATCTTTTTGATTCTTTGCCGGATGATCTCGTTGTATCTATTCTCTGCAAACTCACTTCTTCTGCTGCATCGCCGGCTGATTTCGTTAACGTTTTGATTAC ATGCAAAAGACTAAATGGGTTAGGTCATCATTCGCTTGTATTATCAAAAGCTTCCCAGAAAATGTTAACAGTGAAAGCACAAAACTGGTCGGATTCTGCTCAACGTTTTCTGAAACAATGCGCCGACGCCGGAAATGTTGAAGCTTGTTATACCCTTGGAATG ATTCGATTCTACTGTTTACAAAATCGAGGGAGCGGCGCGTCCTTGATGGCGAAGGCGGCGATTAGCTCTCACGCGCCGTCGCTCTATTCTCTGGCTGTTATACAGTTCAACGGCAGCGGTGGCTCGAAGAACGACAAGGACCTCCGCGCCGGAGTTGCGCTTTGTGCACGCGCCGCCTTCTTAGGCCACATCGATGCTTTGAGAGAGCTTGGTCACTGTCTACAAGATGGGTACGGCGTGAAGCAAAACATCGCCGAAGGTCGGCGATTCCTTGTCCAAGCTAACGCGCGTGAGCTTGCTGCTGTTTTGTCGATGACGCCTTCGGCTCTGACCGCCGGCGGGTGGCTGACGTGGAACCCACTGCCTCATCACCGACACGGAGCAGGTAGCGGGTGCCCGTTACTGAGTGATTTCGGGTGTAATGTTCCTGCCCCGGAAGCCCACCCGGCTAATCAGTTCTTAACGGAATGGTTCGCTTCTAAAGGGGGAGTTCCGGGTTCGGGGCTCCGGCTTTGTTCACATGCTGGCTGTGGAAGACCCGAAAGTAGGAGGCATGAATTCCGTCGGTGCTCCGTTTGTGGTACAGTTAACTATTGCTCACGCGCTTGTCAGGCGCTTGATTGGAAGATGCGTCATAAAGCAGAGTGTACACCTGTAGAGAGATGGATTGACGAAGACGGTGAAAATGACGGTAACGGTAACGGAGAAATGGGCGAGGAGGGTCAAAACATGGGGGAGAGTTAA